Proteins encoded by one window of Bryobacteraceae bacterium:
- a CDS encoding response regulator: MKPAPTTARTILIVEDSPQMAANLEIALTNVDGAEIRVAGTGLEAWGMLQEEAARVAAVITDLEMPRMDGFELISRMRAVPRYARTPIIVASGSSDPDWTERVLSLGANACFAKPYSPRALRRKLETLLGECA, encoded by the coding sequence ATGAAACCGGCGCCCACCACAGCCCGCACGATTCTGATCGTCGAAGACTCGCCGCAAATGGCCGCCAACCTCGAAATCGCCCTCACCAATGTCGATGGCGCCGAGATCCGTGTCGCCGGCACCGGGCTGGAAGCGTGGGGGATGCTCCAGGAAGAGGCCGCGCGGGTGGCCGCCGTGATCACCGATCTGGAGATGCCCAGGATGGACGGATTCGAACTCATTTCCCGCATGCGCGCCGTCCCCCGCTACGCCCGAACGCCGATCATCGTCGCCAGTGGAAGTTCCGATCCCGATTGGACCGAGAGGGTGCTCAGCCTGGGCGCCAACGCCTGCTTCGCCAAACCCTACTCGCCGCGGGCGCTGCGCAGGAAGCTGGAAACATTGCTCGGGGAGTGCGCATGA
- a CDS encoding response regulator transcription factor, giving the protein MQTILLIDDDESLQDTITVMLEQEGFRVVQASDGTTGYEKALTLKPDLLIVDLRLPGMTGTEICKQLRSAQIQTPIIVLSAVGEEVDKVVLLEIGADDYVTKPFGRRELLARIRAVLRRASPEVHTVLRFGETEVDLERRVVKRGNNEIKVTPAEYNLLVYFLQNPDRPLTRDMILNAVWGYDSFPNTRTVDAHVVKLRQKLEPDANVPRHFTTVHGVGYRFLP; this is encoded by the coding sequence ATGCAAACCATCCTCCTAATAGACGATGATGAGAGCCTTCAGGATACAATTACCGTCATGCTGGAGCAGGAAGGCTTCCGAGTCGTGCAAGCCTCTGACGGCACAACGGGTTACGAGAAGGCGCTCACCCTCAAGCCGGACCTTCTCATCGTCGACCTACGCCTTCCGGGGATGACCGGTACGGAAATCTGCAAGCAACTCCGCTCCGCACAGATCCAAACGCCGATCATTGTCCTCAGCGCCGTCGGCGAAGAGGTAGACAAAGTGGTCCTCCTCGAAATCGGCGCCGACGATTACGTCACCAAACCTTTCGGCCGCCGCGAACTCCTGGCCCGCATCCGCGCCGTTCTGCGCCGCGCCTCGCCGGAAGTCCATACGGTTCTCCGTTTCGGCGAGACGGAGGTGGATCTGGAGCGCCGCGTCGTGAAACGCGGCAACAACGAGATCAAGGTCACGCCTGCCGAATACAACCTCCTCGTCTACTTTCTCCAGAACCCGGACCGCCCTCTCACGCGCGATATGATACTCAACGCCGTCTGGGGCTACGATAGTTTCCCCAATACCCGTACCGTGGACGCCCACGTCGTCAAGCTCCGCCAGAAGCTCGAGCCCGATGCCAACGTTCCCCGGCACTTCACGACTGTCCACGGCGTTGGATACCGGTTCCTGCCGTAA
- a CDS encoding serine hydrolase domain-containing protein, which produces MNRTTAILLAAALAAVSTPAQKLQISTKRLERVDHLLDRFVAEKKIAGAVALVLRDGVPVYERAVGWADIEAKRKMTTDTIFRIASQSKAITSAAVLALVEDGKIGLDQRAGDFIPTFAKTTVALKEGGTEPAKRPITIRHLLTHTAGISYGVDAHVRDAYARLGLGPNAGNGWYTADKDEPICVTMDRLGTLPFVSQPGEAYVYGYNTDILGCIVEKASGKSLDEFVRERITGPLGMKDTRFYIPPAERDRLAAVYATGPSGAVVRAPEGSKGQGHYVEGPRKSFAGGAGLTSTARDYARFLEAIRRDGELDGARILGTRTARLMKTNQSGTLHSTNGLGFGLGFQTVDRYGASGMAGVGAFGWGGAYGTTYQVDPESGLVVVLMIQLMPNGTDIQPKFSASVYQALE; this is translated from the coding sequence ATGAACCGAACCACCGCCATCCTCCTCGCCGCGGCCCTCGCCGCCGTCTCCACGCCCGCGCAGAAACTCCAGATCTCGACGAAGCGCCTCGAACGCGTCGATCACCTCCTCGATCGCTTCGTTGCCGAAAAGAAGATCGCCGGGGCGGTGGCGCTCGTGCTTCGCGACGGTGTCCCCGTCTACGAGCGCGCCGTCGGCTGGGCGGACATCGAGGCCAAGCGCAAGATGACCACGGACACCATCTTCCGCATCGCCTCCCAATCGAAGGCCATCACCTCGGCCGCCGTCCTCGCGCTCGTCGAAGATGGCAAGATCGGGCTCGACCAGCGCGCCGGCGACTTCATCCCAACCTTCGCCAAAACCACCGTCGCGCTCAAGGAAGGCGGTACCGAGCCCGCAAAGCGGCCCATCACCATCCGCCATCTGCTCACCCACACCGCTGGGATCTCCTATGGCGTCGACGCCCATGTCCGCGACGCCTACGCGCGCCTCGGGCTCGGCCCAAACGCCGGCAACGGCTGGTACACAGCCGACAAGGACGAGCCCATCTGCGTCACCATGGACCGGCTCGGAACGCTGCCCTTCGTCTCTCAGCCCGGCGAAGCCTACGTTTACGGCTACAACACCGACATCCTCGGCTGCATTGTCGAGAAGGCGTCCGGCAAGTCGCTCGACGAATTCGTGCGCGAGCGCATCACCGGTCCGCTCGGGATGAAGGACACGCGCTTCTACATCCCGCCAGCCGAACGCGACCGACTCGCCGCCGTCTACGCCACCGGACCCAGCGGCGCCGTCGTCCGCGCGCCGGAGGGCTCCAAAGGCCAGGGCCACTACGTTGAAGGTCCGCGCAAGAGCTTCGCGGGCGGCGCCGGGCTGACCTCCACCGCTCGCGACTATGCGCGTTTCCTGGAGGCCATCCGCCGCGACGGCGAGCTCGACGGAGCTCGCATCCTGGGAACACGCACCGCCCGCCTGATGAAAACGAACCAGTCCGGAACGCTGCACTCGACCAACGGCTTGGGCTTCGGCCTCGGATTCCAGACAGTGGATCGCTATGGAGCCAGCGGAATGGCCGGGGTGGGAGCGTTCGGCTGGGGAGGCGCCTATGGGACCACCTACCAAGTCGACCCCGAAAGCGGGCTCGTCGTCGTGCTGATGATCCAGTTGATGCCCAATGGCACCGACATCCAGCCGAAGTTCTCGGCTTCGGTATACCAGGCGCTGGAGTAG